The genomic region CGATCGACCGGGAGGCCAGCACATATTCACGTTCCTTCAGCGCCAGCACTTCTCCCCGCACGATCCGGGCGGCGTGCATCCAGCTGGTCACGCCGATGGCAAAGACGATCAGGACGAAGGCCCCCATCTCGGGCCCCATGGTGCGCGACAGGTCATCGCGGAACAGCATGACCATCACCAGCAGCAGCGGGATCAGCGGCAGGGCAAGGAACATGTCGGTCAGCCGCATCAAGGGGCCGTCCAGCCGCCGGAAATAGCCGGCCAGCACGCCGATCAGGGTGCCAAGGAAAATCGCGATGATCATCGCGACAAAGCCCACCGCAAGGCTGACCTTGCCCGCCGCCATCATCCTTTGCATCTGGTCACGGCCCAGCTGGTCGGTTCCCATGGGGTGCGTCAGGCTTGGGCCAAGGTTCTTGCTTTTCAGCGCCTCGACCACCGTCAGCTTTTCCGGCGCCCAGATCAGTGGGCCAAGGACCGAGAACAGGATCAAGAGGCCAAGCACGATCAGCCCGAAGACCGCGCCCTTGTGCTTGCGGAACTGGGCCCAGACGGCGGCGCGAAACGTCTCGGGGCGGGAGGCTGCCATGTTGGTGTCAGTCATAGCGGATCCTCGGGTCAAGCATGCCGTAGAGAAGGTCAGCGATCAGGTTGAACATCACGATCAGGATCGCGAAGATGAAGGCGAGCGTCTGCACCATGGGCAGGTCATTGCCCCGGATCGCCTGAATCAGCGCCGAACCAATGCCGTTCACCCCGAACAGGTTTTCGGTGATGATCGCGCCGCCGAAGATTGACGGAATGCCCAGCGCGATGACCGTGACCACCGGGATCAGCGAATTGCGCAGGACGTGTTTCAGCACCACGGTCCGTTCGTCCAAGCCCTTGGCGCGGGCGGTGCGGACGTAATCCTGGCTCATGTTCTCCAGCATGGAGGACCGCATGTAGCGGCTGATCGCGGCGGCGTTGGCAAGGCCCAGAACCATCACCGGCATCGCCATCTGGCGCAGCTGTTTCAGGAAACTTTCCCAATCGGTGACCGCCAGCGTCGTGTCGTACTTCGTCGGGAACCAGCCCAGCCAGACCGCGAAGATGATGATGAACAGCGTGCCGGTGAAGAAGGTCGGGACCGAAAAGCCGATCATCGCGAACATCGTGCCGAACTGGTCGAACAGGGAATATTGCTTGTAGGCCGAATAGATCCCGATCGGCAACGCGATCAGCACGCCCACCAGGTAGGCGGTGCCGATCACTGTCAGGGTCTGCGGCAGACGCTCACCAATCAGGGGGAACACCGGGCTGCGGCTTTGATAGCTGATGATCCGCTGCATGCCTTCGGCGTAGTTCGTGCCGAAGATCGCGTCGAAGCCGTTCAGCGGTTCGACCCAGAAGAACTGCTTCAGCCACAGCAGGTAGCGGATGTGGACGGGTTCATTGACGCCCAACGCCTCAAGGATCTTCATTCGCACTTCCGGCGGGACGGTCAGCGGAATCTCCGAGGCAGGGCTGCCGGGGGCAAGGTCCACCAGCAGGAAAATGACAAGACTGATCAGCAGAAGCGTCGGGATGGCCAATAACAGCCGTCTCAGCGTGAAGGTGAGCATGGGGCGGGCGCCTCTGATCAGCAGTCTGGTTGGAAGAAGGAAATGGCGGGAGCCTGTTGGCCCCCGCCTGCAGGGTGGGCAATGCCCACCCTGCGTGTCAGATCACTTCACGCGGAACCAGTCCTGGACGTTCCAAAGTTCGGTGTCCCAGGTGTTCAGCACAGCACCGCCAAGGGTGTTCGAGGCAGCCGACAGACGGCCACGGTCCACCAGCGGAACGACGACATAGCTGTCTTTCGTCAGCATCTCGTTCAGGCGGATCGCGATTTCACCGCGTTTGGCCATGTCGGCGGTCTTCGACAGTTCGTCGACCAGCGCGTCATAGGTCGGGTCGCAGAAGCGGTTGATGTTTTCGCCCTGCCACTGGTTGTCCGGGCCCGGGATCTTGTCGCACTTGTACTGCGCAAGGTAGGGTTCCGGGTCGGTGCCGTCGAAGTTGTTGGCGTACATTTCCACGTCGGCATAGAACTTCTGGAAGGTGTCGGGCGAACCCGCATCCCCGCCGAAGAAGACCGAAGCGTCGATGTTTTTCAGTTCCACTTCGACGCCCAGTTCGGTCCACCAATCCTTGATCACCGCCTGGAAGTCCTGACGGACCGGGTTGGTCGAGGTCTGGTAGACGATCTTCAGCGGCATGCCGTCCTTTTCGCGGACGCCGTCGCCGTCAGCATCAACCCAGCCGGACGACTCCAGCAGGGCCTTGGCGCCTTCCATGTCCTGCGCGATGCAGTCCGTGTTGGGCGAGGCGAACATCTCTGGCGCAGGCACCAGGTTGCAGGTCGCACGACCGGCCGAGCCATAGCCGATGTCCACCAGGATCTGCCGGTCGATCGCCATCGACAGCGCCTTGCGGACGTTGATGTCGCTCAGGAACGGGTGCGGATGCTTGACGGTCGACCGTTCGCCTTCCGGCAGGTCCGGCGACGGGTTGGTCATGTTCATCTCGATCCGCTCGACCAGCGTGCCGAAACCGTTCAGAAGCACGCCCTTGCCAGCGGCTGCCATCTGCATCTGCTGTTCGGGGTTGATCTGGGTGTTCCAGGCATAGTCGAATTCGCCGGTTTCCAGCACGGCGCGGGCTGCGGCTGCAGCGTCGCCGCCGCCCTTGACCGTCATGGTGGCGAAGGCAGGCTTGGCCGGGTCACGGTAGTTCGGGTTCGCGGCAAGGGTAACCACGTCATTCACCTTGAAGTCGGTGACGACGAAGGGACCGGTGCCGATCGGCTTGAAGTTCTGCTCGGTGCAGGTAGAGGCCGCAGCGCCAAGGCAGTTGGCGAATTGTGCCGCCTGCAGGATCGGCGAGGTGCCGCCGACAAAGGCGGTGTATGGGTTCGGCTTCGGTGCAGAGAAGTTGATGACGACGGTCAGCTCATCCGGCGTCTCGATCGAGGAGATGCCTTCGTACCGCGCCGCCTGGGCGCAGCCGCCTTCGGGGTGGGTGCAGTATTCATAGGTGAACTTCGCATCGGCCGAGGTGACCGGAGTGCCGTCCGACCACAGCAGGCCCGGCTTCAGTTTCCAGGTGATCTGGGTCAGTTCGGCATTGATGCCGCCGTTTTCCACGGTCGGAACCGATTCCGCCAGGCGCGGGAAGACCACGCCCTTTTCGTCAAAGCCTGCCAGACCCTCAAGGATCAGCGAGGCGGTTTCCACGTCCTTGGTGCCCGAGGACAGGTAGGGGTTGAGGATCGACGGCGCCTGCCAGTAAAGCACGTTCACGTTGCCATCGGCCCCGCGCTCGGCAAAGGCCGCGGGCGCAAAGGCCAGCGCGGCGGCAGCGCCCAGAAGGGCGGTTTTCAGTTTCATCGGGTTACTCCTTGTTGGTTACGCTCTGTTGCCTCGGACGCGCCGGTTGATCCGGCGGCAAGATTTGTTGGGTAGAGATGACAGGCGACGAAGCGGTTGGCCTCAACCTCGATCAGGTCGGGTTTCACGGTCCGGCAGATGTCCATCACCTTGGGGCAGCGGGTGCAGAAGTTGCACCCTTGTGGCGGGTTCGCGGGCGACGGGACATCGCCCTTCAGAATGATCCGGCGGCGCTTGGCGGCAATCACCGGGTCGGGTTCGTTCACGGCCGACAGCAGCGCCTCGGCGTAAGGGTGCAGGGGGCGCGAATAAAGGTCATCGCGCGGGGAAAGTTCGGCGATCTTGCCCAGATACATCACGGCCACCCGGTCGGCGATGTGGCGCACCATCGACAGGTCATGGCTGATGAACAGATAGGTCAGGCCCAGCTTTTCCTGCATATCCTCCAGCAGGTTCACGACCTGCGCCTGAATGGACACGTCAAGGGCGGCAATCGGTTCATCGCAGACGATGAACTTGGGGTTCAGCGCCAAGGCGCGGGCGATCCCGATCCGCTGGCGCTGGCCGCCAGAGAATTCATGCGGAAAGCGGTTGGCAAAGCGACGGTTCAGGCCGACCGAATCCATCAACTCATGGACCCAGTCCTGCTTTTTCGCCTCGGTCCAGTCGGTGTGTTCGTCCAAAGGCTCGCTGATGATGCGTGACAGCGTCATCCTTGGGTTCAGACTGGCCTGCGGGTCCTGAAACACCATCTGCATCATTGGGCGCTTCTTGCGCAGGTCTTCAGGCGCAAGGCTTGCGACATCCTGACCGTCGATGATGACCCGCCCCGCCGTCGGTTCATAAAGCCGCAGCAGCGCCCGGCCGACGGTGGATTTGCCACAGCCGCTTTCGCCGACCAGACCAAGGGTTTCCCCGGCCTTGATGCTGAAGGAGACCCCGTCCACCGCCTTAACGTCGCCGGTATGGCGGCGCAGAACCCCGCTGTAGATCGGGAAATGCATCTTCAGCCCATCCACCTGAACCAGCGGTGCCGCAGTTGAGGGGACAGCGTGCGCTTCAAGCATGGGCAACCTCCTGCGTGGCGGGGGCTGTCCAATGGCAGGCGACGTCATGGCCCCGGCCCACCGGTTGCCCGTCAATGGCGCGGCGCGCGGGGTTGATGCTGTCGCAAGGCGCATGGCGATACTCGCACCGCTCACGGAACGGGCAGGCCACCGGCACGCCGCCCATGATCGGCGGCTGCCCCTCGATCACCTTGAGCCGCGCATCCCGCGCGCCGCTGATCTTGGGGATCGTCTTGAGCAAGGCCCGCGTGTAGGGGTGCTGCGGATTGGCAAACAACTCGCGCACCGGGGCCTGTTCGACCACTTGTCCGCCATACATCACCATCACCCTGTCGGCGATTCCCGCAATGACGCCAAGGTCATGCGTGATCCAGATGATCGACATGCCCAGCTTCTGGCGCAGGTCCTTCACCAGCTCCAGGATCTGCGCCTGAATGGTCACGTCCAGCGCCGTTGTGGGTTCGTCCGCAATCAGCACATCGGGGTCGCAGGCAAGGGCGATGGCAATCATCACCCGCTGCCGCATGCCGCCGGAAAACTGGTGCGGATAGGCCTTCAGCCGCTTGCGCGCATCCGGGATACCCACAAGCTCCAGCAGTTCCACCGCCCGCGTCTCGGCCTGTGCCTTGGTCATCCCCATATGGGCGCGCAGGGGTTCCATGATCTGGCTGCCGATGTTGAACACCGGGTTCAAGCTGGTCATCGGGTCCTGGAACACGAAGCCGACCTTGGCCCCGCGCACCTGGCGCAGCGACTCGGCGTCCATCTTCAGCAGGTCCTTGCCGTTCAGCAGAACCTCACCCCCGCGGATGTCCGCAGGTGGCGACGGCAGCAGCCGGATCAGCGACATCATCGTCACCGACTTTCCTGACCCGCTTTCCCCGACAACGCCCAAAAGTTCACCACGTTCAAGATGAAAGCTGACGTCGTTGACGGCGTGAATCTCGCCTCCGCGGGTGCGGAATACGGTTTTGAGGCCCCTGACTTCAAGGACAGGCAAGGCCTGATCGGCCATATGTACTCCCCGCGACGTTTCTTAGTTCTTGTTATTCTTGGGTCTTTTTGACCCTGTCAACCAAGGGTTGCCCCCTGACTTCTTAACTGTTTCCCATTTTCATTTCTCTATCAATCCCGATTTGCAGCGCGATTCTACAGCCTTCCACCGGCAGATTGACCGAAGTCATAGGCATTTCGCCAGATATTGACAGTCCGGGGTCCAGCCGACAGTCTGACCACAACATCTGGGATATCGCAAAGTGACACCTTCGACGGCGCTGACGCCACGTCAGATCCTTGACCGGCTGGTCAGTTTTCCAACGGTCAGCCGCGGCTCGAATCTCAACCTGATCGACTGGGTAGAGGGGTATCTGGCCAGCCATGGCATCCCTGCCCACCGCCATTGGAATGAGGATCGTCAGAAGGCTGCGCTTTTTGCCCATGTCGGCCCGTGGGAACCCGGCGCGGTGGTTCTGTCGGGCCATTCCGACGTCGTGCCGGTGGATGGCCAGACCTGGACCACCGACCCCTGGACGGTGACAGAACGGGATGGCCGCCTCTACGGGCGCGGCACCTGCGACATGAAGGGATTCGTTGCCCTGTCGATCTGGGCGCTGGTCGAAGGCCAGCGCCGGGGCCTGACCACGCCCCTGCAACTGGCGCTGTCCTATGACGAGGAGGTCGGCTGCACCGGCGCCCCCCCGATGATCGCCGCCATGCAGCCCGTCCTGCCCAAGGGCAGTGCCGTCATCGTGGGTGAGCCGTCGAACATGGCGGTCATCACCGGCCACAAGGGCGGCACCGGCTATCACGTCCATATGAAGGGGTTCGAGGTCCACTCCTCGCTTTTGCCCTATGGCGTGTCGGCGATCATGGAGGGGGCGCGGCTGATCGGCTGGGTCAATGACCAGAACGCCGCCATCCAGTCCCGCACGCCCGGCCCGGTTGGCGCGCAATTCGTGCCGCCCTTCACCACCCTGCACGTCGGGATGATCGAAGGGGGCACCGCCCATAACATCACCGCCGCCGACTGCCGCTTTGCCGTGGAAATGCGCGTCGTTCCGGGTGAGGACATTACCGCCTATGAAGCCGCGTTTCAGGCCGAAGCCGCCCGCCTTGACGCCGCGATGAAGCAGGTACGACCCGAGGCCGGGGTCATCCTTGACCGCTTCTTCGGCGTGCCCGCCCTTGTCCCCGAAACCGATGGCCCCGCCGAAGTGCTGGCCCGCCGCCTGACCGGTGCGAATACGACCGGCGTCGTCAGCTACGGCACCGAAGCCGGCCAGTTTCAGGAGGCCGGGTATTCCGCTGTCGTCTGCGGCCCGGGTGACATTGCCCAGGCGCATCAGCCGGACGAATTCCTTGAGATCAGCGAATTTCAGGCGGGGCACCGTTTCATGGAAGGCTTGCTGGGCGCGTTGGCATGACCTTTCCGATCCACGACCGCAGCCCGATCCGCTTCAACGCCCCGCTTCCGGCGCGGTCGGATGTGGTCATCATCGGGGGCGGCGTCATCGGGGTGATGACGGCGTGGTTCCTGCGGCAGAAGGGCTTGTCCGTAACCCTGTGCGAAAAGGGCCGCATCGCGGGCGAACAGTCGGGCCGCAACTGGGGCTGGGTGCGCCAGCAGGGCAGGGACCCGGGCGAGTTGCCGATCATGGTGGAAAGCCTTGCCATCTGGAAACAGCTGGCCGCCGAATTTGGCGATGGCCTTGGGTTCCGGCAGACCGGCGTCCTCTATCTGGCCAAGACCGACCGTGAGATGCAGGGGTTTGAGGACTGGACCGAACATTCCCGCGCCCATCAGATTGACACGCGCCTGCTGACCGCCGCCGAAACCGCCGCCATGTTGAAAGGGGCCGTCGCCCCGTGGAAGGGCGCGCTCTACACCGCCTCGGACGCGCGGGCCGAACCCTGGCTGGCCGTGCCCACCCTTGCGGCGGCTGTGGAAGACCGGGGCGCGATCCTGCGCGAAGCCTGTGCCGTCCGTGCGCTCGACATTGCCGCTGGCCGAGCGATCGGCGTGGTCACCGAACATGGCCGCATCGCCTGCGACCATGTGGTGCTGGCGGCGGGGGCATGGTCGCGCCTGTTTCTGGCCCGGCACGGGATATCGATCCCGCAGCTTTCCGTCCTCGCCTCGGTCGCCGCAACTGAACCGATGCCCGAGATTTTTCCCGGCAATGCCGCCGACGATGACTTTGCCTTCCGCCGCCGCGCCGATGGCGGCTATTCCATCGCCCCCGGCGGGTCGGAGCATGACTTTTTCCTTGGCCCCGACGCTTTCCGGTCCTTAGGCACATACCTGAGCATCCTGAAGAAAGAATGGCGTTCCTCCACCTTCCGCCCCATGGCCCCAAAGGGCTTCCCCGACGCATGGAGCACCAAGCGCCGCTGGTCCGAGGATGAGGCAACCCCGTTCGAAGCCGCCCGCATCCTAAACCCCGCGCCGAACCTGAAGGCGCTTGGCAAGGTGCAGGATGCCTTCGCCAAAGCCTTCCCCAGTCTTGGCCGCCCGAAACTGAAAACCGCCTGGGGCGGGATGATCGACACGCTGCCCGATGTCGTCCCCATCGTCGATCACGCGCCGATCTCTGGCCTGACCATCGCCACGGGGATGAGCGGGCATGGCTTCGGCATCGGTCCCGGCATGGGCCGCGTGATTGCCGACCTTGTGACCGGCGGCCATGTCGGCCACGACCTTGGCCGGTTCCGCTTTGCCCGCTTTACCGATGGCACGAAAATCGCGCCGGGCCCCAGTCTTTAGCGCCCCGGACTTTACATCCCCGGACTTTACATCCCGCTGCCGCCCCGCTACCCGTGCCGCCCGTCCAGCGGAGCGCCCCCATGACCCCTGCCACTGGCATCGACTTCGGCACTTCGAACTCCACCGTAGGCCTTGCCGACACCACCGGCGCGCGGCTGCTGACGCTGGAGGAAGGCTCGCCCACGCTGCCCTCTGCCGTCTTCTGGCAGACCGAGGGGGCGCCGCCCCTGTTCGGCCGCGCCGCCATCGCCGCCTATCTGGAGGGTGAGGAAGGCCGCCTGATGCGCGGCCTGAAATCCACCCTGGGTTCGGGTCTGATCCACGAGAAAACCTCAGTCGGGGGCAGGGCGGTGTCGTTCCGTGAGGTGCTGTCGCGCTTCATCGGTCACCTCAGGTCCGCCCAGCAGACCGCCGCGCCCGGCACCTCCGTCGTCCTCGGCCGCCCGGTGCATTTCGTGGACGACGATCCCCAGGCTGACGCGGCTGCCGAGGCGACGCTGGCCGAGATCGCCAAGGACTGCGGCTGGCAGCAGGTCGCCTTCCAGTACGAACCCATCGCCGCCGCCCTGCACTACGAACAGACCGCCGCGCGGGAAGAACTGGTGCTGATCGTCGACATCGGCGGTGGCACGTCGGATGTGTCAGTGGTCCGTGTCGGCCCCGGCCGGGCAAGCCTGCCGGACCGCAGCGCCGATATCCTTGCCAATGACGGCATCCGCGCGGGTGGCACCGATTTCGACCGCCTGCTCAGCCTGGCCGAGGCGCTGCCGCATCTGGGCTATCTTGCCCCCACCAAAGGCGGCGGCACGATGCCCCGGCATTACTACCTGGACCTTGCCACCTGGCACCGGATCAACGCGCTGTACACCGCCCGCACCGCAAGCGACCTGAAGGCGCTGCGGCTGCTGGCCGATGACCCCGCGCAGATCGACCGGATGATCCGCGTCGTTCAGGGCCGCCACGGCCACGCGCTTGCCATGCGGGTAGAGGCGGCGAAGGTCGCCCTTTCCGACGATGCGGCCACCCGCCTGCCAATGTCCGACCTGACCGGCGGCCCGAACCCGATGCTGCGGCGTGACGGCTTCGAAGCGGCGGTTGAGGGCCCCATCGCCCGGATCCGAACGCTCCTCCAGCGGGTGCTCGATGGCGCGGGCCTGACCCCCGATCGGATCGGCACGGCGTTCCTGACCGGCGGGTCTAGCCAACTGCCGATCCTGCACGCCACGGTCCGCTCCATCGTCCCGGACGCAACGATTGCCACGGGCGACATGCTCGGTTCGGTCGGGACCGGCCTTGCGCTTGAGGCGCGGCGCCGCTTTGGCTGACCCTTGCGAAGCCCCCGGTTTCGGATCAGGCTTGCCAGCAAAAGGAGTCACCCCATGCCCCCCAAGAACCGTTTCGCCGAACTTCTGCCCGAAATCACCGCATGGCGTCGCGATTTCCACGAACACCCCGAGCTGTTGTTCGAGGTTCACCGCACCGCTGCCAAGGTGGCCGACCTCTGCCGCAGCTTCGGCTGCGATGAGGTGACGGAAGGGATCGGCCGCACCGGCGTGGTGGCGGTGATCAAGGGCAAGACGGATACCAAGGGCCGTACCATCGGCCTGCGCGCCGATATGGACGCGCTGCCGATCAAGGAACAGACCGGGGTCCCCTATGCCTCCAAGACCCCCGGCAAGATGCATGCCTGCGGGCATGACGGGCATACGGCGATGCTGCTGGGGGCGGCGAAGTATCTGGCCGAGACGCGGAATTTCGACGGCACCGTCGTCTGCATCTTCCAGCCCGCCGAAGAAGGCGGCGGCGGCGGGCGTGAGATGGTTGAAGATGGCCTGATAAGCCGTTGGAAAATCGACGAAGTTTACGGAATGCACAACATGCCCGGCATCCCCGTCGGCCAATTCGCCATCCGCCCCGGCGCGATGATGGCGGCGGCGGACCAGTTCGAGATCGTGGTGACGGGCAAGGGCGGCCATGCCGCCAAGCCGCATGACTGCGTGGATACCACGGTCGTCAGCGCCCATATCGTTCTGGCCCTGCAGACCATCGCCAGTCGCAACGTGGACCCGTTGAAACAGGTCGTGGTCAGTGTCTGCACGGTGGAAACCGACTCGACCGCGCATAATGTGATCCCGCAGGTGATCAAGATGAAGGGCACCGTCCGCACGATGGATGCAGCGGTGCAGGACTACGTCGAGGAACGGATCGGCCAGATCGTCGAAGGCACCGCCCTCGCCTTGGGTGCCCGGGCCGACGTGCATTATCATCGCGGCTACCCGGTCACGGTGAACGCGCCGGAGAATACGGACTTCGCGGCAGAGGTCGCCATGGCAGTCTCGGGCAAGGTCGATACCGACACCGCACCGCTGATGGGGGCCGAGGATTTCAGCTTCATGCTGAACGAACGTCCTGGCGCTTATATCTTCCTTGGCAATGGCGATACGGCGATGGTGCACCACCCCGCCTACAACTTTGACGATGCGGCCATCCCGTTCGGGTCAAGCTGGTACGCTGGCATGGCCGAGGCGCGGATGCCGGCAGCGTGATCGGGGCGGCGTCTGTCGCCCTTCTGCCGGTCTAGCGGCAGAATATCGCTTTTCACTTTGCACTTCGGTGCTACCGTCCCGTCAATTCGTTGGGGAGGAGCGACCGATGACCGAACACCGCAGCCCGCTGCCCGATGTCGCGTTGCGCGACGTCAGCATTACCGAGCGTCTGTTCGAAGGGCTGACGCAGGCGGGGGACCGGGTTGTCCTGACCGATGGCCCCTCGGGTGAGGGGTGGACGGGCGATGCCCTGATCGACCGGATTTGCCGCTTGGCGGGCGGTTTGCAGGCCCGGGGGATCGGGCCGGGCAGCGTCATCGCCCTGATGGCGCCGAACATGCCCGACTATGCGGTGGTCTTCCACGCAGTCGCCATGGCCGGGGCGACGATCACCACGATCAACCCCACCTACACCGCGCCCGAGGTTGGCCACCAGCTGCGCGACAGCGGCGCCACGGTTCTGGTCACGATCGAGGCGTTTCTGCCGGTGGCGCTGGCGGCACTTGAGGGCAGCGCCGTGGCCGAGGTGGTGACGATGGCCCCAAGCCCCGGCCACCGCAGCATCGCCGATCTGATGGGCCAGCCCTTGGCCGCGCAAGTGCCGGTGGACCTTGATGGCCATGTGCTGGTGCTGCCCTATTCCTCGGGCACCACGGGCTTGCCCAAGGGTGTCATGCTCAGCCATCGCAACATGGTGGTGAACGTCGATCAGGCCTTGCCGTTGCTGGACGTGCGGGCGGGCGAAACCACGGTGGCCTTCCTGCCGTTCTTCCACATCTACGGCATGAACGTGTTGATGAACGCCTTCCTTGCCCGCGGTGCCGGACTGGTCACCATGCCGCGCTTTGATCTTGAGGCGCTGTTGGGCCATATCCAGCGCCACCGGGTGGAAAAGCTGTACATCGCGCCGCCCGTGGCGATCGCGCTGGCCAAGCATCCGCTGGTGGATCAATTCGATCTGTCGTCCCTGAAAATCATCATGTCGGCCGCGGCACCACTTGGCCCCGAAGTCGCGGGGGCGGTGGGACAGCGGCTTGGCTGCGCGGTGATCCAGGGCTATGGGATGACGGAGCTTAGCCCGCTGACGCATGTCGTACCGCACCGCGCCCCGAAATCCGGCGCGGTGGGGGTCAGCGCGCCGAACACCATCACCCGGATTGTCGATGCCGAAACCGGGCTGGACTGCGCACCCGGTGAACCGGGCGAGGTCTGGGTCAAGGGCCCGCAAGTGATGATTGGCTATCACAACCGTCCCGAGGCGACGGCGGCGATGATCACGGACGGCTGGCTGCGCACGGGCGATCTGGGGGTCGTCGATGCTGACGGTTACCTTTTCATCCGTGACCGGCTGAAGGAGCTGATCAAGGTCAAGGGCTTTCAGGTCGCCCCGGCCGAGGTTGAGGCGGAACTGCTGGGCCTGCCCGGCGTGGCCGATGCCGCCGTGATCGGCGTGCCGGATGACGAGGCGGGGGAACGCCCGCTGGCCTTTGTCGTGCGTCAGCCGGGGTCGGATGCAACCGCGCAGTCGATCCTTGAGGCGTTACGCCCGCGCCTTGCCAGCTACAAGCTGCCGCTCCGCGTGGAATTCATCGAGGCCGTTCCGAAATCCGCCTCAGGCAAGATCCTGCGGCGTATGCTGCGCGACAAGCTGGCCGGCGGGTAAAGCGCCCGGCGCTCGGCTATCCATCTGCCCCGGTTTGCGTCCAACCCTCAGGTGCTTGATGGCCCGACAGCCCTCATGCGCGCAAGGGTTGCAGGGGCCGGGCATCTGGCAGATACTTGCCGTGATATCACGCGCAGGGAATTGATGGGACGCACGGACCAGCTTGACCCCACCTTGGCCCGCCCGGTGCGGATCGAGCTTCTGGTCATCGACCTGATGAACCGGCTGCTGGACCCCGGCCCGGAAGGGATTGACGCCGCGTTTGACGCAGCCCTTGCCCGTCTGGGTGAGGCTTGCGGTCTGGATCGTACCTTCCTGTTTCGGATCAGGACGGACGGCACCTTGCATGGCCGCCATGAATGGGTTGCCCCCGGTGTGCCGGTCCTGAACGACCGGATCAGTGCGATCGACCCCGACGACCACCCGACCTGGCAAAGCGCGTTCCGGGCGGGCAAGACCGTTGCCATCACCAACCGCGGCGACCTGCCCGAAGACATGCCGGAGCGGGCGTTCATGGAGGCGATCGGGGTCCACTCCTCGCTGATGCTGCCGCTGCGCGATGGGGATCGGCTTGTTGGCATCATCGGGTTTGACAGCGAAGCGCCCAACCGCATCTGGAGCGAGACCGAGCTTTACCTGCTGACATCGGTCGGGCGGGCCGTGTCTTCGGTCCTGCTGCGGCTGGAGGCGGCACAGGCCGAAGCCGATTCCCGCTACCATCTTGAGGCGACCCTGCGCGCCTTGCCCGATCTGGTGATCGAACTGGGCCCAGACGGGACCATCGCCGCCTGCCACAGCGACAAGCTGCCCTGGCTCTCCGGCCTTGTGCGTGCCGGGATCGGGCGGAGTATCCGCGATGTCCTGCCCGAACCGCTCGCCCTGGTGCTGTGCGACCTGATGCGCGATCCACCGGCCGCGCGCACGGCCCGCAGCCGCCGTGTGGGTGTGCCCAGCCTCGTGGCACCGCATTGGTACGAAGTGTCGGTCGCCCCCTTGCAGATCGACGCCTCGAAGGACGAAGCCGGGGTCGTCGCGGTGATCCGCGATCTTTCCTCGGCCCACGCGCCCAGTGAAATGGCATCCTACCGCGAAGGCCAGTTCACCGCCTTTTTCGAGATGTGCCCGCATCCGATCCTGCTGAACGACTATGACACGGGCGAACTTCTGGACGGTAACCGGGCCTTCAAGCAAGTGTTCGGCATTGATCCAAAGGAAAACGGCGGCCGCGACGTCCGCCAGATCCTGCCCTCAGACGCGTCCCATGTGATCGACCTGGCCGTCGAATCGCTGCGCGTCCGGCAAAGCTATGGCCCGGTCGAGGCGCTGCTGCGCCGGGCCGATGGCAGCCGCTTTCCTGCCGTCCTGCGCGG from Tabrizicola piscis harbors:
- a CDS encoding ABC transporter permease is translated as MLTFTLRRLLLAIPTLLLISLVIFLLVDLAPGSPASEIPLTVPPEVRMKILEALGVNEPVHIRYLLWLKQFFWVEPLNGFDAIFGTNYAEGMQRIISYQSRSPVFPLIGERLPQTLTVIGTAYLVGVLIALPIGIYSAYKQYSLFDQFGTMFAMIGFSVPTFFTGTLFIIIFAVWLGWFPTKYDTTLAVTDWESFLKQLRQMAMPVMVLGLANAAAISRYMRSSMLENMSQDYVRTARAKGLDERTVVLKHVLRNSLIPVVTVIALGIPSIFGGAIITENLFGVNGIGSALIQAIRGNDLPMVQTLAFIFAILIVMFNLIADLLYGMLDPRIRYD
- a CDS encoding ABC transporter ATP-binding protein, giving the protein MLEAHAVPSTAAPLVQVDGLKMHFPIYSGVLRRHTGDVKAVDGVSFSIKAGETLGLVGESGCGKSTVGRALLRLYEPTAGRVIIDGQDVASLAPEDLRKKRPMMQMVFQDPQASLNPRMTLSRIISEPLDEHTDWTEAKKQDWVHELMDSVGLNRRFANRFPHEFSGGQRQRIGIARALALNPKFIVCDEPIAALDVSIQAQVVNLLEDMQEKLGLTYLFISHDLSMVRHIADRVAVMYLGKIAELSPRDDLYSRPLHPYAEALLSAVNEPDPVIAAKRRRIILKGDVPSPANPPQGCNFCTRCPKVMDICRTVKPDLIEVEANRFVACHLYPTNLAAGSTGASEATERNQQGVTR
- a CDS encoding ABC transporter ATP-binding protein; this translates as MADQALPVLEVRGLKTVFRTRGGEIHAVNDVSFHLERGELLGVVGESGSGKSVTMMSLIRLLPSPPADIRGGEVLLNGKDLLKMDAESLRQVRGAKVGFVFQDPMTSLNPVFNIGSQIMEPLRAHMGMTKAQAETRAVELLELVGIPDARKRLKAYPHQFSGGMRQRVMIAIALACDPDVLIADEPTTALDVTIQAQILELVKDLRQKLGMSIIWITHDLGVIAGIADRVMVMYGGQVVEQAPVRELFANPQHPYTRALLKTIPKISGARDARLKVIEGQPPIMGGVPVACPFRERCEYRHAPCDSINPARRAIDGQPVGRGHDVACHWTAPATQEVAHA
- a CDS encoding peptide ABC transporter substrate-binding protein; protein product: MKLKTALLGAAAALAFAPAAFAERGADGNVNVLYWQAPSILNPYLSSGTKDVETASLILEGLAGFDEKGVVFPRLAESVPTVENGGINAELTQITWKLKPGLLWSDGTPVTSADAKFTYEYCTHPEGGCAQAARYEGISSIETPDELTVVINFSAPKPNPYTAFVGGTSPILQAAQFANCLGAAASTCTEQNFKPIGTGPFVVTDFKVNDVVTLAANPNYRDPAKPAFATMTVKGGGDAAAAARAVLETGEFDYAWNTQINPEQQMQMAAAGKGVLLNGFGTLVERIEMNMTNPSPDLPEGERSTVKHPHPFLSDINVRKALSMAIDRQILVDIGYGSAGRATCNLVPAPEMFASPNTDCIAQDMEGAKALLESSGWVDADGDGVREKDGMPLKIVYQTSTNPVRQDFQAVIKDWWTELGVEVELKNIDASVFFGGDAGSPDTFQKFYADVEMYANNFDGTDPEPYLAQYKCDKIPGPDNQWQGENINRFCDPTYDALVDELSKTADMAKRGEIAIRLNEMLTKDSYVVVPLVDRGRLSAASNTLGGAVLNTWDTELWNVQDWFRVK
- the argE gene encoding acetylornithine deacetylase: MTPSTALTPRQILDRLVSFPTVSRGSNLNLIDWVEGYLASHGIPAHRHWNEDRQKAALFAHVGPWEPGAVVLSGHSDVVPVDGQTWTTDPWTVTERDGRLYGRGTCDMKGFVALSIWALVEGQRRGLTTPLQLALSYDEEVGCTGAPPMIAAMQPVLPKGSAVIVGEPSNMAVITGHKGGTGYHVHMKGFEVHSSLLPYGVSAIMEGARLIGWVNDQNAAIQSRTPGPVGAQFVPPFTTLHVGMIEGGTAHNITAADCRFAVEMRVVPGEDITAYEAAFQAEAARLDAAMKQVRPEAGVILDRFFGVPALVPETDGPAEVLARRLTGANTTGVVSYGTEAGQFQEAGYSAVVCGPGDIAQAHQPDEFLEISEFQAGHRFMEGLLGALA